The following proteins come from a genomic window of Acinetobacter sp. SAAs474:
- the dapF gene encoding diaminopimelate epimerase produces MLLEFAKMHGLGNDFMVVDLISQKACFDTLTIQRLADRHFGIGFDQLLIVEPPDVPNADFKYRIFNADGSEVEQCGNGVRCFARFVHDRQLTTKTKIKVQTKSGMVEPELGQNGWVRVNMGYPKFLPAEIPFIAAEPDNLYAIDLPDQQQLIIDVVNMGNPHAVTIVANVLTADVAGIGPQVESHSRFPQRVNVGFMQIVDEKHTRLRVFERGVGETLACGTGACAAAVSGIRRGLLANAVEVELAGGKLLIEWCEGDVVWMTGPTALVYNGQLDLSYFQV; encoded by the coding sequence ATGCTATTAGAATTTGCAAAAATGCATGGCTTGGGTAATGACTTTATGGTTGTTGACTTAATTAGCCAGAAAGCATGTTTTGATACCTTAACGATTCAGCGTCTTGCAGATCGACATTTTGGTATTGGTTTTGATCAGTTATTGATTGTTGAACCACCCGATGTACCCAATGCAGATTTTAAATACCGGATTTTTAATGCTGATGGTTCTGAGGTAGAACAGTGTGGTAACGGTGTGCGTTGTTTTGCCCGTTTTGTACATGATCGTCAACTGACGACAAAAACTAAAATAAAGGTACAAACTAAATCTGGAATGGTTGAGCCAGAACTCGGACAAAATGGTTGGGTGCGTGTCAATATGGGCTACCCTAAATTTCTTCCAGCAGAAATTCCGTTTATTGCAGCAGAACCAGATAATTTATACGCTATTGATTTGCCTGATCAGCAACAATTGATCATTGATGTGGTCAATATGGGCAATCCTCATGCCGTGACGATTGTAGCAAATGTATTGACCGCAGATGTGGCAGGTATTGGTCCACAAGTCGAGTCGCATTCTCGTTTTCCACAACGTGTCAATGTTGGCTTTATGCAAATTGTTGATGAAAAACATACACGGTTACGTGTTTTTGAGCGCGGTGTTGGGGAAACCTTAGCCTGTGGTACTGGTGCATGTGCAGCAGCAGTCTCTGGTATACGCCGTGGTTTATTAGCCAATGCGGTTGAAGTAGAACTGGCTGGTGGTAAGCTGTTAATTGAATGGTGTGAAGGGGATGTGGTCTGGATGACTGGGCCAACAGCACTGGTTTATAATGGTCAATTAGATTTAAGCTATTTTCAAGTTTAG
- a CDS encoding amino acid permease, whose protein sequence is MSEQNINSPTEKGDLQRSLSNRHLQLIAIGGAIGTGLFMGSGKTISLAGPSILFIYMIIGLMIFFVMRALGELLLSNLQYKSFIDFSSDLIGPWAGYFVGWTYWLCWITIGIADLSAIIYYLQFFNGGEAFSPGQGVMISIAAIVFIMGLNLVTVKLFGELEFWFALVKIIAIIVLILVGLWMIFTGFTSDAGQVASFSNLWKYDGLFPTGTLGFLAGFQIAIFAFVGVELVGTTAAETKDPERNLPKAVNSIPIRIIIFYVLALLIVMSVTPWNHIDPTTSPFVSLFGQAGIAAAAIIMNLVVLSSVMSSMNSGVFSTSRMLFGLSREKQGPRAFGRLNARAVPDNALYFSALCLLCGAALQYFVPNTVKAFTLATTLSTIFFICVWLMVMWSYIVYYKTRPELHAKSKFKLPGGLFICWIVIIFFIGMIYVLSLEEDTFQALKVSPIWFVILLIGYFGFYRAKRK, encoded by the coding sequence ATGTCAGAACAAAACATCAATTCGCCAACGGAAAAGGGTGACTTGCAACGAAGTTTATCTAATCGGCATTTACAATTAATTGCCATTGGCGGGGCTATCGGTACAGGTTTATTTATGGGTTCTGGTAAAACCATTAGTTTAGCAGGACCTTCTATTCTCTTTATTTATATGATTATTGGCTTAATGATTTTTTTCGTTATGCGTGCGCTTGGCGAATTATTATTATCCAATCTTCAATATAAGTCATTTATTGATTTTAGCTCAGATTTAATTGGCCCATGGGCGGGCTATTTTGTTGGGTGGACCTATTGGTTATGCTGGATTACCATTGGTATTGCAGATTTATCAGCAATTATTTACTACTTGCAATTTTTTAATGGTGGAGAGGCATTTTCGCCCGGACAAGGGGTAATGATTAGTATTGCCGCCATTGTTTTTATCATGGGGCTTAACTTAGTTACCGTAAAACTATTCGGTGAATTAGAGTTCTGGTTTGCACTGGTCAAGATTATTGCTATTATCGTTTTGATTTTAGTCGGTTTATGGATGATTTTCACCGGGTTTACATCAGATGCTGGTCAAGTGGCTTCATTTAGTAATCTATGGAAATATGATGGTTTATTCCCTACAGGAACTTTAGGGTTTTTAGCAGGTTTCCAAATTGCAATTTTTGCCTTTGTTGGCGTGGAGTTAGTAGGAACTACGGCAGCAGAAACCAAAGATCCTGAACGTAATTTACCAAAAGCCGTTAATTCAATTCCAATTCGAATTATTATCTTCTATGTACTGGCATTATTAATTGTGATGTCTGTAACACCATGGAATCATATTGATCCAACCACCTCTCCATTTGTAAGTTTGTTTGGCCAAGCAGGGATTGCTGCTGCGGCGATTATTATGAACTTAGTGGTATTATCATCCGTGATGTCATCAATGAATAGCGGTGTTTTTTCAACCAGTCGAATGCTGTTTGGTTTATCACGTGAGAAGCAAGGACCGCGTGCTTTTGGTCGTTTAAATGCACGTGCTGTACCAGATAATGCATTATATTTTTCTGCATTGTGCTTGCTATGTGGTGCGGCATTACAATATTTTGTGCCCAATACCGTTAAAGCATTTACCTTAGCCACCACATTGTCGACGATTTTCTTTATTTGCGTATGGCTCATGGTGATGTGGAGCTATATTGTTTATTATAAAACACGTCCAGAATTGCATGCCAAATCTAAATTTAAGTTACCTGGCGGATTATTTATATGTTGGATTGTAATTATTTTCTTTATCGGTATGATTTATGTTTTATCTTTAGAAGAAGATACTTTTCAGGCACTTAAAGTAAGTCCAATTTGGTTTGTTATTTTGTTAATTGGCTATTTTGGTTTTTATAGGGCCAAACGGAAATAA
- a CDS encoding electron transfer flavoprotein subunit alpha/FixB family protein: MSILVIAEHDNKALNGATLNVVAAAEKIGGDITVLVAGSGVQAVAEQAAKIAGISKVLLADDAIYANQLAENVAKLIAALGQGYSHILAAATTTGKNILPRAAALLDVSMITDIIAVEGPKTFKRPIYAGNAIATVESSEAIVVATVRGTAFDPVGANSGPVAIETIAAQGDAGVSKFVSEEIVKSERPELTAARIVVSGGRGVGSGENYHKVLDPLADKLGAAQGASRAAVDAGFVPNDMQVGQTGKIVAPDLYVAVGISGAIQHLAGMKDSKVIVAINKDEEAPINAVADYWLVGDLNTVVPELVSKL; encoded by the coding sequence ATGAGTATTTTAGTTATCGCTGAGCACGACAACAAAGCACTGAATGGTGCAACATTAAACGTTGTTGCTGCGGCTGAAAAAATTGGTGGTGATATCACTGTATTGGTTGCTGGTTCTGGCGTACAGGCTGTTGCTGAGCAAGCGGCTAAAATTGCAGGAATTAGCAAGGTTTTATTGGCTGATGATGCAATTTATGCCAATCAGTTGGCTGAAAATGTTGCTAAATTAATTGCAGCATTAGGTCAAGGCTATAGTCATATTTTGGCTGCTGCAACTACGACAGGGAAGAATATTCTTCCTCGCGCGGCTGCACTTTTAGATGTCAGCATGATTACTGACATTATTGCGGTTGAAGGTCCTAAAACTTTTAAACGTCCAATTTATGCAGGTAACGCGATTGCAACTGTAGAGTCGAGTGAGGCGATTGTGGTTGCAACTGTACGTGGTACAGCATTTGATCCAGTGGGTGCCAACAGTGGTCCTGTTGCTATTGAAACGATTGCAGCACAAGGTGATGCCGGTGTTTCAAAATTTGTTTCAGAAGAAATTGTTAAATCTGAACGCCCAGAACTGACTGCTGCACGTATTGTTGTTTCTGGTGGACGTGGTGTGGGTTCTGGTGAAAACTACCATAAAGTATTAGATCCATTAGCGGATAAATTAGGTGCAGCTCAAGGCGCTTCACGTGCTGCAGTTGATGCCGGCTTTGTTCCGAATGATATGCAAGTGGGGCAAACAGGTAAAATTGTTGCACCAGACCTATATGTCGCAGTCGGAATTTCAGGTGCGATTCAGCATTTGGCAGGAATGAAAGACTCTAAGGTGATTGTTGCTATCAACAAAGATGAAGAAGCACCTATTAACGCTGTTGCAGACTATTGGCTTGTTGGCGACCTGAATACGGTAGTGCCAGAGTTGGTGTCAAAACTTTAA
- the trpB gene encoding tryptophan synthase subunit beta encodes MTVPYMGDGPDQSGFFDQFGGCYMPESLMPALKDLQQKFDEMRSKAEFWAEYRQILTDFVGRPSPLYYAKNLTDYVGGAKIYLKREDLNHTGAHKINNCVGQILLARTMGKTRIIAETGAGQHGVATATVCALFKMQCIIYMGERDIQRQQSNVERMKLLGAELRCVQKGQATLKDAMNEALRDWMKNIDNSYYLLGTGAGPHPYPMMVREFQKVIGIEARHQILLKENKLPDALVACVGGGSNALGLMHPFLTDRQVKMFAIEAGGQGLETAQHAASINKGRIGVLHGNLTYLLQDLDGQILEAHSISAGLDYPGIGPEHALLFETGRVTYCTVNDQQAVQAFQLLAQQEGIIPALESAHAIAYAVQLAKNMNPEQTIMVNLSGRGDKDLMTVQRYLVGGSIR; translated from the coding sequence ATGACAGTACCTTATATGGGTGATGGTCCTGATCAATCTGGTTTTTTTGATCAGTTTGGCGGCTGTTATATGCCAGAAAGTCTGATGCCTGCGTTAAAGGATTTACAACAAAAATTTGATGAGATGCGATCTAAAGCTGAGTTTTGGGCTGAATATCGTCAAATTTTAACGGATTTTGTCGGACGACCTAGTCCACTTTATTATGCAAAAAATCTAACAGATTATGTTGGTGGTGCCAAAATATATCTAAAAAGAGAAGATTTAAATCATACAGGAGCACATAAAATTAATAATTGTGTGGGGCAAATTTTATTGGCTCGCACGATGGGGAAAACACGTATTATTGCAGAAACGGGTGCTGGCCAGCATGGTGTAGCAACGGCAACAGTCTGTGCATTATTTAAAATGCAATGCATTATTTATATGGGAGAACGTGATATTCAGCGTCAGCAGAGTAATGTGGAGCGCATGAAATTATTGGGTGCTGAATTAAGATGTGTTCAAAAGGGGCAAGCAACTTTAAAAGATGCCATGAATGAAGCATTACGTGATTGGATGAAAAATATTGACAACAGTTATTATTTACTCGGTACTGGTGCTGGGCCACATCCTTATCCTATGATGGTGAGAGAATTTCAGAAGGTGATTGGTATAGAGGCAAGACATCAGATACTTTTAAAAGAAAATAAATTACCTGATGCCTTGGTGGCTTGTGTTGGAGGGGGATCAAATGCATTAGGACTCATGCATCCTTTCCTGACAGATCGACAAGTTAAAATGTTTGCTATAGAGGCAGGTGGTCAGGGTCTAGAGACAGCACAGCATGCTGCATCAATCAACAAAGGTCGAATTGGTGTATTGCATGGTAATTTGACCTATCTATTACAGGATTTAGATGGCCAGATTCTAGAAGCACATTCCATTTCTGCAGGATTAGATTATCCCGGTATTGGTCCTGAACATGCCTTGCTATTTGAAACTGGTCGGGTTACTTATTGTACTGTTAATGATCAGCAAGCCGTTCAGGCTTTTCAGTTGCTTGCTCAACAAGAAGGGATTATCCCAGCTTTAGAAAGCGCTCATGCCATTGCTTATGCGGTTCAGTTGGCCAAAAATATGAATCCCGAGCAAACTATTATGGTTAATTTAAGTGGCAGAGGGGATAAGGATTTAATGACTGTTCAACGCTATCTTGTCGGAGGTAGTATACGATGA
- a CDS encoding electron transfer flavoprotein subunit beta/FixA family protein, which yields MKALVAVKRVVDANVKVRVKPDHSGVELTNVKMSINPFCEIAVEEAVRLKEKGIVSEIVVVSIGPKEAQEQIRSAMALGADRGILVEADDNQIGALEVAKILKAIVEAEQAQLILLGKQAIDDDSNQVGQMLAALLGAGQGTFASEVKVDGDKVVVTREIDGGLQTVELGLPAVITTDLRLNEPRYAALPNIMKARKKPLDIKSAADYGITSSTQLKTVKVEPPAERKAGVQVKSVDELVDKLKNEAKVI from the coding sequence ATGAAGGCTCTTGTTGCTGTAAAACGTGTGGTTGATGCCAACGTTAAAGTTCGCGTTAAACCAGACCATAGTGGGGTCGAACTTACTAACGTAAAAATGTCAATAAACCCATTCTGTGAAATCGCAGTGGAAGAAGCGGTTCGTTTGAAAGAAAAAGGAATCGTTTCAGAAATTGTTGTTGTTTCTATTGGTCCTAAAGAAGCTCAAGAACAAATTCGTTCAGCGATGGCACTTGGTGCTGATCGTGGTATTTTGGTTGAAGCTGACGACAATCAAATTGGTGCACTTGAAGTTGCAAAAATCTTAAAAGCGATTGTTGAGGCTGAACAGGCACAACTGATTCTTTTGGGTAAACAAGCGATTGATGATGACTCTAATCAAGTGGGTCAAATGCTTGCTGCTTTACTTGGCGCAGGTCAAGGTACATTTGCATCAGAAGTTAAAGTTGATGGTGATAAAGTTGTCGTGACCCGTGAAATTGATGGCGGATTACAAACTGTTGAGCTTGGACTTCCTGCGGTGATTACTACTGATTTACGTTTGAATGAGCCACGTTATGCGGCATTACCAAACATTATGAAAGCACGTAAAAAGCCATTAGATATTAAGTCTGCAGCAGATTATGGTATAACTTCTAGCACTCAATTGAAGACAGTTAAAGTTGAACCACCTGCAGAACGTAAAGCTGGCGTACAAGTGAAATCTGTGGATGAGCTTGTAGATAAGTTAAAAAATGAAGCGAAAGTGATCTAA
- the trpA gene encoding tryptophan synthase subunit alpha: MNRLDQTISKLQQQHRTGLICYFTAGDPDFSQSVCLLSQLGRAGADIIEIGVPFSDPIADGEIIQAAHARALHQGQTMLKTIQLIQQLRQRDPSTPIVLMSYFNPVMQYGFEKLITATALWIDGLILLDLPDEYKEKFQPVLQKHNIHLIAMTAPTTTPKRLAQITQQATGFIYHVAENGTTGGVLNLPQVKKKLAQIKPHCHIPVAVGFGISSETHVSALANHVDFIIIGSALVDTLFHQGISMTLQKVNRYAKLLRNPTVI, encoded by the coding sequence ATGAATCGTTTAGATCAAACTATTAGTAAGCTGCAACAACAGCATAGAACTGGCCTGATTTGTTATTTTACAGCGGGAGATCCTGACTTCTCACAAAGTGTTTGTTTATTGAGTCAACTGGGGCGGGCAGGTGCAGATATCATTGAAATTGGGGTACCATTTTCTGATCCAATCGCTGATGGTGAGATTATCCAAGCAGCGCATGCTCGTGCATTACATCAAGGGCAAACAATGCTGAAAACCATTCAGTTAATTCAGCAGTTAAGACAGCGTGATCCATCTACACCGATTGTACTGATGAGTTATTTTAATCCGGTGATGCAATATGGTTTTGAAAAATTGATTACAGCAACAGCCTTATGGATTGATGGTCTTATTTTGCTCGATTTACCTGATGAATATAAAGAGAAATTTCAACCTGTTTTACAGAAACATAACATCCATTTGATTGCAATGACAGCACCTACAACCACGCCTAAAAGATTGGCGCAAATTACACAGCAGGCCACAGGTTTTATTTATCATGTTGCAGAAAATGGCACCACAGGAGGAGTGTTAAATCTGCCTCAAGTCAAAAAAAAGCTGGCGCAAATAAAACCACACTGTCATATTCCAGTCGCAGTGGGTTTTGGGATCAGTAGTGAAACACATGTGAGTGCTTTAGCAAACCATGTTGATTTTATTATTATTGGCTCGGCTTTGGTGGACACTTTATTCCATCAAGGAATAAGTATGACTTTGCAAAAAGTCAATCGATATGCCAAATTATTGCGAAATCCCACTGTTATTTAA
- the lysA gene encoding diaminopimelate decarboxylase codes for MSFTRINGVLHAEQCSLQQLAEQFGTPLYVYSKASFEKHYLDMDRAFSFIDHQICFAVKSNSNLAVLNVLAKLGAGFDIVTGGELARVLKAGGDPAKIVFSGLGKTESDIEQALNVGIACFNVESYAELDRIQRVAKRLDRKAPISLRVNPDVDAKTHPYISTGLKENKFGIPSDVVFETYQYAASLSHLDIVGIDCHIGSQLTETQPFVDALDRVVVMIEQLKSLGIHLKHIDIGGGLGVTYKDETPPSVEAYAHALEPALEKLALKVYMEPGRSISANAGVLLTKVDLLKPTNHRNFAIVDAAMNDLIRPALYEAWMDIQAVTPRTDAQTQLWDIVGAICETGDFLGKQRSLALQDNDVLAVLGAGAYGFVMSSNYNSRGRAAEVMVDGHESYLIRERETLESLWEREHLLP; via the coding sequence ATGAGTTTCACCCGCATTAATGGGGTATTGCATGCCGAGCAATGTTCATTACAGCAGCTTGCAGAGCAATTTGGCACGCCACTTTATGTTTATTCAAAGGCAAGCTTTGAAAAACATTATTTAGATATGGATCGTGCATTTAGCTTTATCGATCATCAAATTTGTTTTGCGGTAAAGTCTAATTCTAACCTTGCGGTATTGAATGTATTAGCCAAACTGGGTGCGGGTTTTGATATTGTCACTGGCGGGGAATTAGCACGTGTACTAAAAGCTGGTGGTGATCCTGCTAAAATCGTATTTTCTGGTTTAGGTAAAACCGAAAGCGATATTGAACAGGCTTTAAATGTTGGCATTGCTTGTTTTAATGTGGAATCTTATGCCGAGTTAGACCGTATTCAGCGTGTTGCAAAGCGTTTGGATCGAAAAGCACCGATTTCTTTACGTGTAAATCCTGATGTCGATGCAAAAACACATCCTTATATTTCAACCGGATTAAAAGAAAATAAATTTGGTATTCCATCAGATGTTGTTTTTGAAACCTACCAATATGCGGCATCTTTATCTCATTTAGACATTGTTGGTATAGATTGTCATATCGGCTCTCAGTTAACGGAAACACAACCTTTCGTTGATGCACTTGATCGTGTCGTGGTGATGATTGAGCAACTTAAATCATTAGGTATTCACTTAAAGCATATCGATATTGGTGGTGGGCTTGGAGTAACCTATAAAGATGAAACCCCACCTAGTGTTGAAGCGTATGCTCATGCACTAGAACCAGCACTAGAAAAACTGGCTTTAAAAGTCTATATGGAACCAGGCCGTAGTATTTCTGCCAATGCAGGTGTGTTATTAACCAAAGTAGATTTACTTAAGCCGACCAATCATCGTAATTTTGCCATTGTTGATGCAGCAATGAATGACTTGATTCGCCCAGCGCTCTATGAGGCATGGATGGATATTCAAGCAGTTACACCGCGGACAGATGCTCAAACACAGCTATGGGATATTGTAGGTGCGATTTGTGAAACGGGTGACTTTTTAGGTAAACAACGTTCACTGGCATTGCAGGACAATGATGTTTTGGCGGTATTGGGTGCGGGTGCATATGGCTTTGTGATGAGTTCAAATTATAATAGTCGTGGTCGTGCAGCAGAAGTCATGGTAGATGGCCATGAATCATATTTAATTCGTGAACGCGAAACACTAGAATCGCTTTGGGAACGTGAGCATTTATTGCCTTAA
- the lptM gene encoding LPS translocon maturation chaperone LptM: protein MRLVICCMGLILCSSLLVACGQTGALQLPNDPNYDKRAKYLLYPDAKPQQQQQIAVQQEASAAVATE from the coding sequence ATGCGTCTCGTCATTTGCTGCATGGGTCTTATACTTTGCAGTAGCTTACTTGTGGCATGTGGTCAAACCGGAGCTTTACAGCTACCGAATGATCCGAATTATGATAAACGTGCAAAATATTTGTTATATCCAGATGCTAAACCTCAGCAACAGCAGCAAATTGCAGTACAACAAGAGGCATCAGCAGCTGTAGCCACTGAATGA
- a CDS encoding tyrosine recombinase XerC gives MQQNTMQLLSMWLKEREIQHHSQHTLIAYERDVADFLNYCDRQKLALNHLETSDLRRYLAAKVEIDQLSSSTMQRMLSAIRQFMKWAEQGHYLVFNPSDDFQLRRQPRPLPGMIDVEIITQILDQPPPSSALQKQLWIRDKAILELLYSSGLRLSEVQGLRIKDIDFQRQLLRVTGKGNKTRIIPFGTKAKDALFVWLECYATWQPNIVAEAQVFITQKGQPLGVRQIENRVKLQAQRAGVSVDLHPHLLRHCFASHMLSNSGDLRVVQEMLGHSNLTTTQIYTHVDFNHLAKVYDQAHPRAQIKKSTL, from the coding sequence ATGCAACAAAATACTATGCAATTACTTTCCATGTGGTTAAAAGAACGAGAAATACAGCATCATTCTCAACATACTTTGATTGCTTATGAGCGTGATGTTGCTGATTTTTTAAACTATTGTGACCGTCAGAAATTGGCGTTAAACCACTTGGAAACCTCTGATTTACGTCGTTATTTAGCAGCCAAAGTGGAGATTGATCAATTAAGTTCAAGTACCATGCAGCGTATGCTTTCTGCAATTCGTCAATTTATGAAATGGGCTGAACAAGGACATTATCTTGTATTTAATCCAAGTGATGATTTTCAGTTAAGACGACAGCCACGACCCTTACCGGGAATGATTGATGTTGAGATTATTACTCAGATTTTAGATCAGCCACCACCATCATCAGCATTACAAAAACAGCTTTGGATACGAGACAAGGCGATTTTAGAATTATTATATTCCAGTGGATTGCGATTATCTGAAGTACAAGGCTTACGCATTAAAGATATTGATTTTCAGCGCCAATTGCTTAGAGTAACAGGTAAGGGGAATAAGACCAGAATTATTCCTTTTGGGACTAAAGCCAAAGATGCATTATTCGTATGGTTAGAATGCTATGCAACGTGGCAGCCTAATATTGTGGCTGAGGCACAGGTTTTTATTACCCAAAAAGGTCAGCCTTTGGGAGTAAGGCAAATTGAAAATCGAGTGAAATTACAGGCACAAAGAGCAGGCGTCAGTGTTGATTTACACCCACATTTACTCCGTCATTGTTTTGCCAGTCATATGTTATCAAATAGTGGTGATCTTCGAGTTGTACAAGAGATGTTAGGTCATAGTAATTTAACCACCACACAGATTTATACCCATGTGGACTTTAATCATCTTGCCAAGGTGTATGATCAAGCACATCCTCGTGCTCAAATAAAGAAGTCTACGCTTTGA